The genomic segment TTTAATTCACATAGGCTCTTGACAGAAAATactctcagcagcaggagaaagagCCCAAAAGGCTGCAGGGCTCTGTGGTTTGGCATTTATGGCTTTATATTCAGAAAATTGTGCAGCTGGACCTGTGATGATagagctgtttttctcctctggtCTACTTTTGACTTTTTCAGCCATACAGAGAAGTAGGCAGGGGCGGTGTGGCAATCTTGACAATAGAGAGTTTTCCCGGTTGGCCAGCTGGCCAATGAAGTTGCGCGAACCAGCTGAGATTATTCTGAGCAGCTGTGAGATGTATGCGGCCAGACCTTGGGCTCATCGAAATTATTGACATTGTTTAAATTCTCCGCGAAAAAATATCTAAGATAAACTACATCAGAATGAAGTTCAAGACCAACCAATATTTATACCACTTGCTCACTCTCTGCATctcagtcatggttaccctgcACACTCATCTCTGATCTCTCCCATCAATCTACAGATTTTTGTGTAGCCTATATTAATTTAATTCTTCTTATTCAGGTGTTACAGAACTTTCATGGTCACAAATAAAAAACGACCTgcaatttaatttgtttgtttgttcttacATTAATGTAGAATGGAGCAAAGCCTCTTGGGAATGGGAAATGCGTTTATCCAGAGTCAATGACTCTGTTTTTACCAAATGAACCGATGGCAGGTCAAGTCTTTTTACAGGAATGTAGGGGGATAAATGAGCAGCCCCTCGTCTAATGGCATGACATAcgtcagacagagagaaagcgAGCAAGTTCGAGGAAAAGTACAGGATTTTTGACAGTCGAAGGATTTGCGTGATTGCTTGTTGTTTTACACATGGAAGGcaagaagagaaaggagaaagtAGGGGCCGAAAAGGCCAGAATGAAGAAGAAAGGGATGCTGGAGGGGGATGCATCAAATTTCTCAAAAATTACGGATTTATTCCGAAATCAAGTGTCAACGAGTGCTGCCGGTGAATTGACAGAAAAACAGTTGGCGGAGCTCAAGCATTGACGTTATTGCTAAGTGGGAACTAGCACAAGCTAGTCAAATGTGTATGGTAATGACTAAGTGTAAATTTCCATCCACCCACAAAGCTCTTTTTATACTGCACTTAAATATCTATAGTTCCTTACAAATGTATTGAACATGCCTGGTTTTCCAGTGGTTGAATGGCTTGTTGTATTGCTTTAGCACTATCCATAGTTCCATTCTCCAAATGTATGCAATGCTaataatttgatttattcaaAAACATATGTTTATATTCAATGCTGGAAATTACGAATGTACAGATTGATGTGTTGAATGGCCTGTTTAGGCCTGTATTGAAAATGTCTATAGAGTTTTGGTCTTAGGCAACATCCAAGTAAGCTATAGTTACAGATGCCACAGCATTAACTTCAGATATTGTAAAATATGTATATGTCTACTATTATAATTAATGTTGTTGATCCAGGTCTGTCATACAATAtagttttatcattttattttgatgttatATTTCAGCATCTGCATCCGGTGGTGGGCCGGTGCTCCACTCCGCCCCTGGAAGTGGGGCTGTGTAAACACGTTCTTTCAAAGATGTAAAGATTAGACTTCCGGTTATGGTGGCTCATTGAAAGGTTGGGTCAATTCGGTCCTCAACATATATATTGAGATTTAATTACGAGTAAGGCCCTTTTAACAGCTTTTGTGAAACAGATGTTCACCAGGGGATATGATGTCGATGTCGAGAACCTGTGGGCCAGGAAACCAAGAAAAGAAACCGACCAACAACTCAAAAGACCCTAAAGTGTTGACCTCGGATTGCAACGAACTAGAGCATAAGCTAGCAATGGACAATTGCTAGCTTATGGCAAAGTGGACATTGCACTGGAAAAGATGAGTGAAGCCATTAACACGACAAATACGAAAGTCACCGCATTGGAAGCCAAGGGCTCTGAATACAAGACTACCGCTGTGGACCTGCGCCGTAGGCTGACAGTGCTGGAGCAGCGACAGCAAAAAGAAGTGATGGAGCTCAAAACGGACATCACCGCAAAAACCTGAGAGGGATTCCCGTTGGGAGTGGAAGGGGCAAACGCTGTGGACTTTCTGGAGATATGGCTACCGGAGATTCTGGGACTCTCCAGCccgatagagatagagagagccCACCACACGCTGTTTTGAAATTTCCCACGCTACATCAAAAGAGAATGGCGTTCACCCccctgaaaaaaacagctcCGACAAGCCGGAGAGAAGTATGGGATGCTGTACCCGGCCATACTCTGAGTGGATACGCAATCAGGAGGGACCAAGTCATTTGACTCAGCAGAGACAGCCTCCTCGTTCCTGCAGAGGGAATATCCGGAGGTATTCTCATCACGTTAAACGGGACACTCACGGTATTTAGACACAGGAGACACATATAGCCCAATAACAATCAAGGCTCTTTCTTACcatgatttcggaggaaagccgccgccgctgctgcccgtctacttccggctcacggccccggggaaaaatctcgcgcctgcgcagaacgcaaaatccgatctgatccgctggaaacgtatacatgcaggagtaatgcgactttcaatcgaataatctacgtagtgtaattcgactatgagaaatccgatccggtctgattttagtcagacaaaggtgtatacatgcatcttaaaaatccgttcatagtcagactaacgcagtaattcggttttcttgagtgtcatgtaaacgcagaAACCTATACATGTATCAATACTGTAGGACTGATGACAATCTAACTATGTTCACAATGCTTCCATCACTGCACAAGTTCAGTGTAGGTTAGACGACCTCGGTAGGAAATGAATGTGATTGGGGTCAGTTACTACTAGTTTATTCAAGTggtcttctttgtttgtttgtttgtttgttttttctcttttccttcgTTACATTTTACTCGCCGCAGTCTGGTGTGTGGACTCTGCTGTTTGTATTTACAGTCGACATAATTCCCATATTAGTATCACTTAAATAATGACAAATACACCCATGAAATACGATGCCTAACCCTAAATGGTAAAGGTATCAATAACCAGTGTTAGGAAAGTTCACtgtctacatgaactagttcaaagttcagttcacaaatgttaaaatgaactagttcagttcatagttcataattcaaaattttgaactaagttcacagttccaaaaatgaactaattcatagttctttttttttcaatatgttgctgcaagctattatttttctaaattattgccacagcccatatagaaccacagacagcaattgTTCAATCAGTTTTaccactgaaactgcagctctcccacaatatactgcaaaaccaggtggtccagctgcggctggtaGATGCAGACAGCGGAGCCACTACTGTAcaccgttaatgtgatttgggttgtagaggatctgttttggctcgccgttgccgtgccttttgatttttcattcactcgcacagaccttgaaaggctggctttagttcaatgtgccgtttcaggttcgCTGTTGGCATTGTTGATGTACGCAGTTGCTTCTTgaaagtttacacaaaaaggtcagatttttcccacctggttcatcactgaccttttcataaaatagttttaagtaatcatacatATCATCATCAATCATAGATGCCgtattaatggtggaggcacagtctgaggtagtgctgctgccttcttttgtttttgcctccatgcttcacatgttgatgacgcATGTGGTGGTGAGACCCTGTGGTGGCTGGTATTGTCAGTGTTATGttcgttcaggacgaattaatctgtgtttgtttggtaatgcctcactgcatgtttggtatgcagctgtttgtgtctgaactagctaagtttcgttttgaccgaaagtaaagcgagttgcgtgcacaaaactctcgtccagcgtcctttttatacagaacagccagattgggtgttttttcgctttttagccggttttcgcctggaaggctcggtggaaatctggcactgtcttgaacgaagttaaactgtgagagcatgccgttcacaaacgccagaatgaacgcgttcacaatatcattcatcaggcagaaatacagtgcgttcagttcacgttcgcctaAAATATGAACAAGTTCATGAAcaatcgttcattgaacgcgttcaggcacaacactgtcAATAACTGCATAAAAAAGCGTATCATTAAttacttaaagcaacatcagATTGATATAGCCTTACTGCAAGAAACTCATCTGAATGATACAGAGCATTCAAAGTTAAAACAAGGGGGTTTCAACCAggtgtttttctcttcctttactTCACGAGCTAGAGGAGTGGCTATATTAATTagcaaaaaaattattttccatTTGGTATCCACCTATAAAGACAGAGTAGGGTGATGGGTGATCATTCAAGGCTCCATTCTTTCTCATCTGGTAGTGGTGCGTAAATAAAGAAGGAATTTAAGTTCAGTCCTATGaaagctgtttggttgtgttttaaAGCCAACAAAGCTCGACCTCCCAGCTTTGAAAATACCTGGATCACTGACCAATCTGGCTAGCTTGAATAAAACAATCTTATTGGTGAGGCTCTTCTacactttccaaatgttattggaccaaatggTTCAAATTATGATCAtgcttcagataaaaatcactgACAGGCTGTCTTGCCTGTTGGGGGTGGGAATGGGGTCAGTAGGcattttggtggaaaagcagTACAACATGCCATTCTGAATAATAAACAGCTCAGTTACCAGACACAACATTCTGCAGCAGGACTTTGATGTTGTTGTCCCGGTCAGAGCGGGTCTGCTCATGGTTGAATCCCAGAGCGTGGAGCAGCTCATGCTGGACGGTGCCATGATAAAGGCATCCACTGCGGGCCAGGGATACCACCTGTTTACCACCACTACGGCCAACATAGGAGTAGCAGCTGGACAGGATCAGAGGTGAGTTAAAGGACACTGAAGACTGAGAAAAGCTTTCAATTAAAACTTAAGTTGTGAGTGTAAGCAGCTTTTTCACCCATTCCTGGACTCAATGCTCAGCCAGTCGCGGTCATCGCTTCTGCTGGGCCTGAAGCGGatgcaggagaaggaggaaaaggaCTCCAGTCCACGGGTGATGATAGCCTTCTCACGGGAAGCTGGCAGGACAATTCCACACAACATTTAGCCCGTATAGCTTTAATATATGTAcaactgcttttcttttctggtAATTCTAGAGAAAGTAGTGGTCATATTATATCCCATCTGATTATATATTCACAACAGCAAATGGAGAGTAACACTACTCCATGGAGTACATATTCTACAATATAGTATAAAACTGAGTATTCATAATTTATAGATCGGAGAATATTATCTATCCAAGACAAAACAGACAGATAGATTGGTCTGTGAAAAAATTGCAGATCATCACAGATCCATAATTAATACACAGCACAGACTAATGATATTTCAGGGCCATGAGTGGGACCATACAAAAAGGATCAATGAGTAAGACAGAGGAGACATATTGAACACTGAACGCCCGTCTCTCTGCACTGTCTCTGCTGCTAGGAGATAGAGAGGGGGATGATAAGGAAGatgcattttggtcatttttataACGACGGGGATGGCATCCCCACTCATCCGCCCCCCAAATTGCCTGCTGGTTGTTTGAAGGCTTAATCTTTCTAGTGATCTGGCTAGTGAGTATCTTCAAATCTGTTTATATAGTCAGCCAAGCCTATCCAAGAGATGCAAATTGGATGATGGACTTAATAGCTTCATAGGTTTTATGAATCCTTTCTGTTCAATTTTACCTCTAACTGACcgtttcttctttttgtctttcatgTTATGACTACCAAGGACTGGACTGCTGCTAACAACGAGTTACTGTTAACATTGAGCAACAAACATGCTCTTTTCTATTTGTTTCTGGTGTATCATCCAGTGGATCTCTGCTGTGTCTCACTCCAAGACTTGTGTGAGACACTTACAGAAGTGACTGGCGATATAATATGGGATGTAGACCTTCCCATCAGTCCACTTCCCCCACATGCAGCCTCGGCTGGTGCAAGGGTCTGCATTTTTCTCTGCCTCACTGTTAACGGCGATGTCTCCTCCAGTTAGGATGGGATCTTCTTCGGAATGGACTGAAACACATAATATGGTCAAACTTGAAATCCTGTTAAACTGTGACTAATAGGATACAAAAATTAATTGCACCATCAATAACTGCCATGAGGGAACATGGTGACACTTACTCAGATTACTGTTGGCTCTCTCCAGAAGTTCAGAGACAGAAAGGTCTCCCAAGTCCTCCTCTGCAATATTGTCTGCTTaatatcaacaacaacacaattgcACTTTGTTTAACAATGCACCTGTCACAATACTGTGTAAATCAATACAACTGGTCTGATCATTAGAAAAGATTATATACCTGTCTGGAGGTGCAGTGTGGATTaggtgtaaaacaaacaaacaaaaacaggcagaTTAGAAATAGATAGGGCCAAAAGAACATAGGTGACATTGTAAGGGTTACAGAATGTATCTGCCAAATACTGTGGCTTTATGTGTCATTTTCACATTACAGCTGTTAAAGGCAGCCAATCTTTAACATACATTGTATAACATCTAAGTGTtgtgatgcagctcaacaaatgGCCTGGTATCACAGTGTGCTGTCAGCTTCGATTGTTCTTCTGTTATCCTACCTCACTGTCAGCCCAACAGcaggcagacagcagcagcaaagccAGAGTGGAGAGCCTTAAAACAGATGTGCAAGCCATCCTTGCAGACCTGCAGGACACAGACCAGAATCAGCAACAGCTTCCACCCAGACAAAAAAGACGGTGCTTGAACCAATGAAATAAAGTGAACAATTCTCCATCACATTCTACTGCAGACGTT from the Sparus aurata chromosome 4, fSpaAur1.1, whole genome shotgun sequence genome contains:
- the LOC115580129 gene encoding low choriolytic enzyme-like; protein product: MACTSVLRLSTLALLLLSACCWADSETADNIAEEDLGDLSVSELLERANSNLIHSEEDPILTGGDIAVNSEAEKNADPCTSRGCMWGKWTDGKVYIPYYIASHFSSREKAIITRGLESFSSFSCIRFRPSRSDDRDWLSIESRNGCYSYVGRSGGKQVVSLARSGCLYHGTVQHELLHALGFNHEQTRSDRDNNIKVLLQNVVSGMEHNFRKIATLNQGTPYDYNSVMQYHRYAFSRNNQPTMVPIPNSNVSFGNAKEMSRNDIARLNTLYKC